The DNA segment AAATCGATATCCGAGTTAAAGAACTTCTTACTCTTGTCGGACTGCAAGATCGAGCGCACTCCTACCCAGCACAATTGTCTGGCGGGCAACGCCAGCGCGTTGGTATCGCACGAGCACTGGCAGATCGACCCGCCGTCTTGCTAGCAGATGAACCTACATCAGCTCTGGATACCGAAACTACCGAATCGATCTTGACACTATTGAAAAACGTTAGAGAACAAACGGGAGTTACGGTCGTCGTTATCACCCACGAAATGTCAGTCGTTCGCTCAATCTGTGATTCTGTTACTCTCCTCGATGCTGGACGTATCCTGGAAACTGGCTTCATCTCGGATATTCTTCAGACCCCTTCGTCACAGTTAGCGCGGATGCTCATCCCATTACCCGAACTTGATTCTTACACCACCGAATTAAACGACGTCGTCGATCTCTATTTCACGTCACACCCTGGCGAACCCACCGGGTCGCGGGTCCTGAGTAAAGTAGCTGAACTTGGCGCCGACATTGCCGCAGGAACCTTTGAATCTGTTGGCGAAGTACAAGTGGGGCGCCTTGCAATTGCAGTCCCGATCGGCCAAGGAGAACAATACGCAAGCCAATTCGATAAGGCCATGATTTTCGCACAGGTGCGTGACGTATGAATAATCAATTCTTCACTATAATGCCATCACTAATCCTCACTGCACGTGGCGACGAAGGAACATGGTTCAATCGCCCAGTCATCCAGGATCAATTAATCAGCGCTATCGGTGAAACACTGCTAATGGTTAGCGTTGGGACTATCATCACTGTCATCCTTGGTTTGCCACTAGGTGTGGTCTTGGCTGAGACTCGTAAAGAAGGTTTGATCCCCCACCGATACGCTCATAAGATTATCGGCGCCACAGTTAATATAGGGCGTGCTATACCATTCATCATCTTAGCTGTGATCGTGTTGTACGCCATCAGGTTTGCCAGCATCCCCGGATTGTCCACCGTGGGCTGGCCAGCCTTTACTGTTTCACTTATTGTTTCAGCTGTCCCCTATTTTGCTCGGTTGGTAGAATCCAACGTCCGTGCAGTAGAACATGGGAAGGTTGAGGCTGCACAAATGGCAGGCGCATCGTCGTTGTCAATTATGACAGGGGTTTTGGTGCGTGAAGCACTCCCAGCAATCATTCAGTCAATCACGATTTTAACTATCACAGTAATCGGATACTCAGCAATGTCCTCGATTGTTGGCGGTGGTGGCTTGGGCGCCCTCGCTATTAACCAAGGGTATACGCGCCATCATTTTGACGTCGTCATCATCTCCGTTATCGCCATTTTAGTCATGGTACAAATAGTGCAATGGATCGGCGACATGCTTAGCCGGCTGGTTGATCACCGCTAAGGCCCAACCAGCCGGGATCCACCTCCGCCTTGGCGCGGGTTTGTCTATCATACGGATGCGATCGTGCACGTGTGCGAATCCGCTCGATAACTATCCAATTTTGCCTATATTGGCGTGATACTAAGGAAATACCATGAAAATACGTCGTTACCTCGTGACCACAGTCGCCACTCTACTCGCACTAACCGCTTGTGCATCGGAAACAGATACTGCTAACTCAGCCGACAGCAGTTCGGGAATCGTGACGATTACTGTTGGCGCATCACCAGTACCGCATGCAGATATTTTAAAATACGTTGACGAAAACCTTGCTGCCGATGAAGGCTTAAAGATAGAGGTCAAAGAATACACTGATTACATCCAACCTAACGTTGCGTTGGAAGAAGGCGAGCTCGATGCTAATTATTTCCAACATCTGCCCTACTTCGACACTGAAGTGGCCGAAAAGGGATATAACTTCGATCACGGTGCAGGAATCCAAATCGAGCCTTATGCCGTTTTTTCTAAGAAGTTGACGGACATCACAAGCATTCCTGAAGGTGGATCGATCTTGGTTAACAATGATCCGTCGAATCAGGCCCGCGCATTGAAACTGCTCGAAAAACTCGGTCTCTTTGAGCTTAAAGACGTTGAGAATCCCACTATTCACGATTTAGCGAAAAATACGCATAAGTACACTCTCATTGAGGCAGATGCGGCGATCATTCCAGTTCAACTACCGGACGTCGATATCGCAGTCATCAACGGTAACTACGCTTTAGACCACGGTCTGAACCCGACAAAGGATGCTATCGCTATCGAAGACGGCGAAGATAACCCTTACGCTAATATTCTTGCTTGGAAGAAAGATTCCCCCAAGAATGAGGCAATCGCGAAATTAGAAAAGCTTTTGCATTCGCCACAGGTAGCAGATTTTATCCGCAAGTCTTACCCAAACGGTGAAATTATTCCGGCTTTCTAAAATGAGATACTAGACTTCTGTGAATCTCAGACACCAAAAGGGTGGTGAGCTAACATCGGTTGCTCACCACCCTTTTTACCTTGATCGCTGTTCAGACTCTCCGATGCCTATGCCTAGCTATTTGCCGGCCTCAAAGGACACTATCGAGAATTCGCGTGTGATCGCCAAAACGATGATTAGTAGCCGCAATTGCTTGCTCTCGGAAGAACGGGCGCAGATCGATCCGTCCATTACCAGTTAACGGCTCGGAATAGATCGCTACGTCTATAGAACCGGAAACTACTTGGGCGATCTCGTTCGGATTATCTCCGATATATCGTATGCGCGCAGGGAATGCCGGCTCTGCGGCTAAGTTTGCTAACCAATCCTCATGCGATTCGACGCTGACTTCGACGCCATTCTCATGCAGCAAAATAGCGAAGGAGCCGGGCAATTCACCGGCGACCGAAAGCGAAACATCAGCCCCGCCACTTAAAGCACCAACAATCATCGACATCGCCAAATCCCAGTTTTCCCGGTCCTCTAGACGAATATGGACCGAAGCTGGCTTGTAGCGCAAAATATTCTTTTCGACGCCCAGTTGTGATATGTCTACATCAGTGAGGTACCGCGTAGCAAGTGCTTGGTCAATACTCACTATTGCCTTATTGAACACTGAACGTCGATGAGGTTCAACTGAGTTGTGCAGCTGTGCGAGATCACCGAGTAATTCGTTCGCAAATTTCGTTGACATAAACGCGTCGTGGTGATCTTGAGCATCATAACGCGGACTGACATGCACCAGACCAAGCAAATGATCTGGTCCACCTGCTTTCGATCCGGTTCCAACCGACGAACGCTTCCACCCTCCAAATGGCTGACGACGGACGATAGCTCCAGTGATACCACGGTTGATGTAGGCGTTTCCAACTTTGACACGTTCGAGCCAGGTAGCAATTTCCATACTATCGAGGGAATGAATACCACCGGTTAGGCCGTAGTCAACACTGTTTTGCATATCTATTGCTTCATCGAGGTCTTCCGCTTGCATAATGCCCAGCACCGGACCGAAATATTCAGTTTGATGAAAGTGCGAGCCAGGTTCGACCCCGTATCGGATTCCCGGCGACCATAAACGACCTGTTTCATCTAACTGTTTTGGCGTCAAAAGCCACTTTTGCCCAGGTTCAAGTCGGGTCAATCCGGATTCTAACTTTCCTGCTACTGGTTCTATAACCGGCCCCATTTCGGCATCTGGGGTATCTGGATAGGCGACAACCAATGACCTAGCTGCATCTACAATCTGTTCGAGCAACCGCTTTGATGTGCCCATCTCGCCCACGAGAATTGCCAGTGAACATGCAGAGCATTTTTGACCGGCGTGACCAAATGCAGAGGTCACAATGTCTTTTGCAGCCAAGTCTATATCTGCTTGTTCAGTAACGATGATGGCGTTTTTACCAGACGTTTCAGCGAAAATACGTAAGTCGGGTTTCCATGACCGGAATAGCTCAGCCGTTTGGGCAGAACCTGTAAAGATTACTTGATCGACGCCAGTGACTAATGCCTGGCCAGCCAGAGGAAGATTTTGTGGATCAATATCGATCAAACGCAAAACTTCATGGGGTACTCCTGCATCCCACATCGCTTGAGCTACGAGTGCCCCCGTGCGACGGGCTTGTTCAGCAGGCTTGAATACGACTGCTGATCCACTTGCCAGTGGGGCAGCTACCGAGCCGGTAGCGATTGCGATTGGGAAATTCCATGGCGGTATAGCTGCAGTCACCTGCGCCGGACGAACCTCGACTCCTTCTAAACTGTCAAGTTCGAGAGCCAAATCGGCATAGTAATTGCAAAAATCGATTGCTTCTGAAACTTCGATATCGCCTTCGCCGAGAATCTTTCCACATTCGTTTCCGGCCACTTCAATGAAATCTGCACGGCGTTGTCCGATAATCTGACCTGCTTTACGCAAAATCATGGCGCGCTCATGCGCACTGAGCGCTGCCCAAGACGACGAAGCTTGACGAGCTATCGTGATATTTTCATCAACTTCTTTTGGTGTGGTTACCTGTGCTTGGTTAGCGAGCTGAAGACCAAGCTCGGTTTTTGCCATACGCGCAAAAATCTGGTTAGCCCAGGACACATTAGCTAGCAGGGAAGGATCTGAATCGGCTACGTTATGGAAAGTGGTTACCAACTCGACGTCGTCGAGGAGGCGATTTTGTTGACGCCGCGGACCGAAACTAAGTTCGGGAACTTCACCAATATTATCCGTTGGAAGTACCTGACGTAGATCACCGCTTATTTCTGGGAAGGCACCTAAAAGCGCAGTGACGTACCGCCCGCATTCGCGGTCAAACACGTGGTTGTTATGCGGAAAATCAAATACTCCTGACATGAAGTTATCGCTGGCAGCAGACTCTTCAAGGCGACGTACAAGATAGGAGATCGCTACATCAAATTCCGCAGGGTCTACCACCGGCACATAGTACAAAATATTACCGACGTCTTGCCGGACAGCTAGCGCCTGGTTGGTTGCCATGCCTTTGAGCATTTCGACGTCGTATCCATCAGTGATGCCGCGGGCGTGTGCCAACGCAAGCGCAAACCCCAACGAGAACATATTGTGCCCGGCAATGCCTAAACGTACATTAACTATATGTTCGGGACGTAAGGCATACTCTAAAACACGCATATAATTCGCATCTGAGGCGGCTTTGGACGATTGCGTGGCCAGGTTCCACCCATGCATGAGAGCATCAACGTGCTCCATCGGCAAGTTTGCACCTTTAACAAGACGGACTTTAATCGGCGCCCCTCCAGCCGCCACTCGCTGCGCGGCCCATTGTTGTAAATCGACCATAGCATCGAGAGCATCAGGAAGGTAGGCCTGTAAAACGATCCCTGCCGAATAGTCATGGAATTCTGACATCTCCAGTAATCGTTTAAAGACATCAATGGTGAGATGGAGATCGTGATACTCCTCCATATCCAAATTCACAAACTTACCGAGACAGAGTGCCTTTTTATATAGCGGTAGCAATCCTGCTACCGCTTTGGACACGGCTTTGTCGTAGCCCCACGGGTTATGGACGCCGAGGACTGCCGATACTTTGATCGAAACGTAATCGACATCGTCGTGATCAAGAAGTTCCATCACTGCCTTGAGTCGGCGTTGTGCTTCTTTCTTGCCTAGAACGGCTTCGCCCAAAAGATTCAGGTTCAAACGTGAGCCGTCTTTGCGAAGCTTGCGAATTGCCGGCCCGAGTTTCTTTGGACTAGTATCGAGCACCAAATCACCAACGAGGGCCCGGAAGACTCTAAATGCAGTTCCCACGACGACGCGGGGTGCTGTTGTCGCTATTTTGCCACCAGCCTGCGCAGGCAACGACAAGTATTGCGGAAGAAAGTCAATTTTTTGGGTTGATAAAGATGCGAGGTTACGTGCCGCGACCTGTTTGTTTTCTGGTCGGATCACTTTGTCTACGAAGTCGATAGTAAAATTGAGTCCACCGTCAGAGGCCAGTACATCAGCGAGTAAACGTCCAGCACGATCAGTTGGTAAGGTAGCCGCCCTATCTGCCCATGTTCGCGCTCGTCCGATTGCTTCTTGTGCTATTTGGGCGAGGTCAATATCTCTTTTGATTGGAGTAACCATGGGCTTCCCTTCGAATACTACTTAGTTCGTAGAAATGTATACTTACCAATATACCCGTAAATTTATCTTCAATGTAAGACTTTTACGATTTTATTACTATTTACTAACCGGTACGGTACTGTTGAGGTTAATCAATGAGTGGGAGTAGCGCATGAGCGACCAACGTTTTCAAATTTTATCAATGATCATTTATCTTCTGGCGATGATCACAATTGGTCTCTGGGCCTACCGTAAGAATTCATCTGTCGATGACTATATCCTCGGCGGCCGTCAACTGCACCCCGCAGTTGCCGCCCTATCCGCTGGCGCATCAGACATGTCCGGCTGGCTACTCATGGGACTGCCTGGCGCACTTTATGCCAATGGTCTAGTCGAATCTTGGATCGCTATCGGCCTAACCGTAGGCGCGTGGCTGAATTGGAAGTTTGTCGCACCACGCCTTCGTTCCTACACTGAAGTGTCCAATAATTCGATAACCGTTCCCTCTTTTCTAGATTCGCGTTTGCGCGACTCGTCCCATGCATTACGTATCCTGTCAGGGTTCGTCATTCTTTTCTTCTTCACTTTCTACGTTTCCTCAGGCATGGTGGCTGGCGGCACATTCTTCGAAGCAGCTTTTGGATTTAACTATCTCACCGGCATGCTGTTAGTCGCAGGCGTAACCATCCTGTACACACTACTTGGTGGATTCCTCGCAGTTTCCTTGACAGATCTAGTTCAAGGTATCATGATGCTTCTTGCGCTCGTCATGGTCCCGGTTATTGGGCTAATCGTCGTCGGTGGACCCCAACAAGCTCTCCAGTCAGCTGAACTCGTCAACCCGGACCTACAGTCATTGACCGGCGGTAACGGATTACCATTCACTGGGATCGTAGCCATAATCTCTGCCTTGGCTTGGGGACTTGGATATTTCGGTCAACCACATATCATCGTCCGGTTTATGGCTCTTCGTAAACCTTCCGAAGCAACTTCTGCCCGCCGCATTGGAATTGGCTGGATGGTGCTGTCCATCCTTGGTGCCATGGGGACCGCTTTAGTCGGTGTAGCATACGCTCAACAGTCTGGCGAAAGCATACTTGAGAATCCTGAGCAAGTCTTTATCTACATGGGCCAAGTATTGTTCCACCCGTTCATAGCTGGATTCATGCTCGCCGCAATTCTCGCTGCCATTATGTCCACCATTTCCTCGCAGCTTCTTGTTTCTTCTTCGGCTCTCGTCGAAGATATCTACTCAGTTTTCTTCCACAAAGCAGTATCCGAAAAGCGCGGCGTTTTGCTTTCCCGGTTAGCGGTAGTCACCATTTCGGTTATCGCTGCGTTATTGGCAATCTCCCCATCGGATACTATTTTGCAGCTCGTTGCCTTTGCTTGGGCTGGTTTCGGTGGCGCATTTGGACCAATCATCATTCTTTCACTATTCTGGCGAAAGCTTACTACCTCCGGAGCTTTATCCGGAATGCTCACGGGAACAGTGACAGTTGTTTTATGGAGCAATCTTTCGGGCGGAATTTTCGATCTCTACGAAATCGTCCCAGGCTTCCTTGTCAACCTCATCGTTTCAGTTGTGATATCACTCTTCACCTACAAGCCTCACAAAATTATCGACGCAGAATTCGACGCTGCAGCCGAACTCGCACATGATTGGTCAGCAAACCACGAAGTCATTTCCCGAGTGCGCGCTACGGCGAGCGATGATAGCTACAATCACCGCAGCACTCGTGGATAACCATGTATCAAGGAGTCGACTCATCTCCGCCATAGCGTAGACGGTGTATCGTGCTAGGCGTACTCTGCTACCGTTTTGCAAACCAAAATAAGTGCCTGTGCTAGATCGTCAAAGGTTAGCCTTTGACGATCTAGCACTTTTTCAACTGACGTATGTGCATCTGTTTCTCGGCCTACAGTCGCGACACCTTGGCTACGCACAGCTGGTACATGAATGAAACCGGCAGGCCCCGCAAAGTGTGTCAGACTGGCACGAAAAACCGCGTTACACACATATTGTCCAGCATCATGAGATAGTGACACCGGATAACCGGCATCGGCTAAAGTATTGGCAATGTGCTCATTAGGCAACCGCGAGTCAATTACTCGGGGGCCAGCATCTAGTGCTTCCCCAGTAGCCAAATATCCGGAATTATCAGCGATGGCTGCTCGCGCACTGTTAACTGCAGTGGTTTCTGGAGTAATATCAACACGCCTACCCGCTTCGCCAACACAGACCACTGCATCAGGGCGAGTATCCACAATAAATTCCCGCAACTTCTCCCGTCCATGATTGAATTCGACTGGCAACATTCGGCGAAAAATCTCCACGTTACTACCAGTAGTCTCGATCTGACTTGGTAGCCGGGAGACTGCTTCCCAACTGGCATTTTCGACATCATTTCCGAATGGTTCAAAACCTGTTACGAGAATACGCATGATAAGAATTCTACCTGTTACTTCCGCTGCATACGCAACAAGTAGTTGGGGTGGTAACGTATCGTACCACCCCAACTACTGCCAATCATCGGCGTCAGAATCGACGCGCACCTTTGTTAATACTCACACCTCCGATTACAAGCATCAAAGCAAACACCACGAGGAAGCCTGCATACGATCCTGTCTTTGGCAACTCGCTGTTGAGCGAATTAGTGAGAGTATGGTCTACATGCGGACCTGCACTTATCGAATCCCCAGAAATTAGAATCGGCGCTTGTGGTTGCATTTTTCCATCTTGAGGAAGGATAGCCACTCCTGTCGGAGGTATCAGCGAACCGTCAACACGCGGCATCGTAGAACCGCCAGGAGTACCTGCAGGTGATTCAGGCTTCGCACTGTCATCTATCGTCGGTTTCGTAGGAGTGTCCTTGACCACCACATTCACAGCGATCAACTTATGTGCCTCCATACCGTTAGGTTGAACCACTCGTAACATGACGTTATTGACACCTGGAACAAACACCGTGGATGGATCAAGGAGGAATCGGGCTTGACCCGCACCACTTCCATCACCGACGAAATCTGCTGAACCGTCGTCAACAATGGTGAACTTATTGAAAAGTCCTTCAGCGACTAGTGCAGTGTTGCGCATCTCTTCCTGAGTTAGCGCAAGATCGACAGTATGTGGACCTTGGATAAGTGGCAGCCGATCGACAGCGAACGTCACTGCCGATCGTGCGTTATTTCCAGCTAGATCGTCAGCCAACATAGTCAAGGTATATAAACCAGCATCCAAATCACGTGTTTCTATGCGAATCGCAAGATCTTGTGAGGTTACGTCTACTTCGGTTCCAGAGAGGAACATTTCATTCTCGACACTGCCTGTTGAAGCGTTCAACCCTTCGGAACTCTCAAGGCTAGACGAAAAAGCTGAACTACTGAGCTCGGTAGCGCCATCTGAAAGTGAATCTTTCATAGCGGCATCTCGAATTTCACGGACATCTGCCATGAGGTCTTCTACCCGACGTTCAGTAACATCCACATTCGAGAACACGCTATCTGTGGAGATCGTCTTCCCCGCGATGTCCCTAAGCTCGACTTTCAACCTACGTACATGACGATCATTGGCCGAGATATCGAGTGGTTTATCATCCTGGATTAAGGTACTTTCGGTTAAAGTTTCGTCACCGTGTCGTGCCGTCACCGTTGGTGCGGTCTTATCCACCACTACTGGGTAGACACCGAGTATTTGGTTACCGAAGCTATCGATCACTGTCAACAAAACTTTATCGTCGTCTTCAACTTTCAATGGATAGGTGAACTCACGCTCATTTGACCGTGGGCCGTGTCCGGAATTATTTTCTCGTTCTTCGACCGTATCGTTGTTGATCAAGAACTTGTAACCCCAACCATCATCAGAAACTTTTCCGGTGAAGACTACATTGTTCGTCTGCGTAAAAATTGAACCGCCAATAGTAATCGGTTGGTCGATATGGATCCGTGGAACGTTAACGTCGATAAGGAGCTTGAAACCGTGTTCCGAAACCTTTTCGGACTCAACACCTTCCCTACCCGACGCAAATACCTCAAGTCGGAAATCATTTTGGCCTGTTTGAGCTGGGATTTCAATAACGAAAGTTCCCGCTTCATGGTCGATTTCTGCCACCAACGGTTCTGGCTCTACAATTTTTCCGTCAACAGCTTGACCAGTCGGTACTAATTGTAATTTGACGATATGCTGCGCATCGAGAGTACCACGAAGAGAAAACGTTTCACTATCGCGATCATAGTCAGTGGTATCAGTTGGCACTGCACATATATCTAACTGTTCACTACATTGAGCGTTAGTAACTTCTGGAAGTGGACTACCCTCATTCCAACCGTCATCAGGTAATGGTGGTATGCCTGGACCACCTGGCAATGGTGGTGGAGGAGGCGGGAGCAGGTTATCTGCACCTCGACCAGCGATGGGTACTGCCTGAGAAATACGTTGTGCACCATCACTAGCAACAACCGTGACGGTTTGAGCTTCGTCAGAAACTTCGACGGCAGCACTAAAGTCGCCATTTTCATCGATCTGTGCTCGAATACCATCGACCAAGACGACGAGCTCAGCGTCTGGGTTGTTATCCGTTATCTGCCCAACGACCGTCACCATACTTTCAGCAACCGGAACTGGTGACTTGATGTCGAGAACCGGTGGTTCGTCGTCGTAGAACGGCTTCAGGCGAATGCGGCTGACTTGCGCTCCGGTGTTATCGAACGCCACGATAGTGATGTCATTGTTTCCTGCAACCAATGGGAAAAGCTCATAGAAATTACGATCAGTAATGTCGACGTCGGAGCCGTTAATCGTAACCCTTGCAACATCATCAGCTACGTATCCATCGAGTATTAGCTTAGGTCCGTTTGTGTCCCCTGCAGTTGTTACAAATGGATCGATAGGCCCAATCGGACCAGTTTCAATATCGTGAGCAAAAGCAACACTTAGCTTTGCCTCCGGATCAAGAATATGTGCGGCTGTGGCAACATTTGCCGCCATATCACCGGCAGTGACCACGACATGGGTAGTATCAGGCGAAACCTGAACGCGGAACTGCGAATCAGAATTGTTTACGCGTTCGGCAACGATATTCGTTTCAGAATCGGTATCAACAACGGGAAGTACCTGAATACCAGAACCAGTGTCTTCCACAGTGAAGTAAACGTACCCCGACTCCCGATCGTAACGACCAAAAGAGACAGTTGGGATGCTGGTATCGATGCCAAACGGCAGCTCAATTACCTGCCAGTCATAATCTGAAGAAATACGTGTTTTAACCACAAATTTGTACTGACCATCAGGAACATTCGTCAACTTGACATTTTTTGGATCATAAATCTTGCCATCAAAACCATACGCACTAGCATTTTCTACGATAGTATCGTTTGTCATTTCCGGACTCAGCGCTGTTTTGAGTGTCAAGCGCCGCAGATCCTGTTGCTTTCCGGTAGTTTGACGGATCTTTCCATCTGTGGATTCAATTGCGTATTCAACATCTGCAGCATTTCGACGTACAAGAAGCTGTGGGAAGATCACATCTTGCATGCCATCGGCATTTGGTGACATCCACAACGTCAGATCACGATCATCTTCTGGATCATCAACCACATCATTAAGTAGGCCCATTGGGACGACGAGGTCTTCACGCAGAGTAGCGAGGCCAGTGTATGCAGTATGCGGAACGGGATCGCCCCACTCGACGTCTGGCTCTTCGATGATACGCTCGTCATTCCAATTACCCGCAAAGCCTAAGTATGGAACAGAAATATCTGGAACGTTGTTACCGATGAAGCGAGCCCATCCTTCAACGTAATGTGGTGTTGAAGTTTCCGGTATGAGTGTAAAAGAAACACTCCGTTCTTCGCCAGCTGGAATCGTAACATTCGT comes from the Arcanobacterium phocisimile genome and includes:
- a CDS encoding S8 family serine peptidase; this encodes MGRLLKSAALALSLILSVGVAAPASATPLSQARHSSDISLRDADSLIKAHSDQTSQRVRVLVLLKQQPTRVSELGEADNKYKQAQLISKWQEKYDLELGRQLGFLVNGFAATMPANKIPALQREAEVASVRRERTFGKLEHNARNMEGVPTAFDRYGLDGSGTVVSIIDSGIDPRHKDLQLSESECARAKLAPDTSHGSLFTCKVPAGYNFADDNYEIIDHNESEHGQHVAGIVGANGSSREDIAQPNIIENESFNGVAPRAQLLAMKVFPNNPDARANDSDIIAAIEASVKLDADIINMSLGSANGNRNDSDGVARAIAKAREAGVLVVVAAGNEGKNFSPNGELDNASGLLDDATLGSPAADTGSFAVASLDNQVQVVPVATWRVGETGAEQSLPHKAATGSADGKTYELVDLGYGQESDFTSDKRTKLAGKFALIQRGKERFSDMFERSFAAHAAGVLVYNSADHGEEFIGMGGIEQYSQFSASTYHSVGEKLSNELKEQKVYVTFTNNRMLTEYGGKQALRPSSFTSWGPTPTLDFAPHISGIGGEVYSTQNDDRYISMSGTSMASPNVAGLSALLWQHYAKTSPELTGTERTERIRAALMNTAQIPESEEGIPYAPRQVGAGLARIDHAASTTVIAKVDGLPYVSLREVKKPTTFTVLLHNYGQEDASYTIPEQRVVNEVQAESGNVTTVVSNEQLSAEATNVTIPAGEERSVSFTLIPETSTPHYVEGWARFIGNNVPDISVPYLGFAGNWNDERIIEEPDVEWGDPVPHTAYTGLATLREDLVVPMGLLNDVVDDPEDDRDLTLWMSPNADGMQDVIFPQLLVRRNAADVEYAIESTDGKIRQTTGKQQDLRRLTLKTALSPEMTNDTIVENASAYGFDGKIYDPKNVKLTNVPDGQYKFVVKTRISSDYDWQVIELPFGIDTSIPTVSFGRYDRESGYVYFTVEDTGSGIQVLPVVDTDSETNIVAERVNNSDSQFRVQVSPDTTHVVVTAGDMAANVATAAHILDPEAKLSVAFAHDIETGPIGPIDPFVTTAGDTNGPKLILDGYVADDVARVTINGSDVDITDRNFYELFPLVAGNNDITIVAFDNTGAQVSRIRLKPFYDDEPPVLDIKSPVPVAESMVTVVGQITDNNPDAELVVLVDGIRAQIDENGDFSAAVEVSDEAQTVTVVASDGAQRISQAVPIAGRGADNLLPPPPPPLPGGPGIPPLPDDGWNEGSPLPEVTNAQCSEQLDICAVPTDTTDYDRDSETFSLRGTLDAQHIVKLQLVPTGQAVDGKIVEPEPLVAEIDHEAGTFVIEIPAQTGQNDFRLEVFASGREGVESEKVSEHGFKLLIDVNVPRIHIDQPITIGGSIFTQTNNVVFTGKVSDDGWGYKFLINNDTVEERENNSGHGPRSNEREFTYPLKVEDDDKVLLTVIDSFGNQILGVYPVVVDKTAPTVTARHGDETLTESTLIQDDKPLDISANDRHVRRLKVELRDIAGKTISTDSVFSNVDVTERRVEDLMADVREIRDAAMKDSLSDGATELSSSAFSSSLESSEGLNASTGSVENEMFLSGTEVDVTSQDLAIRIETRDLDAGLYTLTMLADDLAGNNARSAVTFAVDRLPLIQGPHTVDLALTQEEMRNTALVAEGLFNKFTIVDDGSADFVGDGSGAGQARFLLDPSTVFVPGVNNVMLRVVQPNGMEAHKLIAVNVVVKDTPTKPTIDDSAKPESPAGTPGGSTMPRVDGSLIPPTGVAILPQDGKMQPQAPILISGDSISAGPHVDHTLTNSLNSELPKTGSYAGFLVVFALMLVIGGVSINKGARRF